TATTAAAGTTGTTGGATACTGCCCTTTTTCATCTTTTTCATATTGTTTAACCATATCCCATATTGTTAAAAGATAAACAGCAACAGCTGTTAAAGCTTCCATTTCAACTCCTGTTTTTGCTGTTGTTTTAACTTTCGCTTCAACCTCTATAGAGTTAAAGTTTATTTTTGAGTTTAAAGAAACATTTGTTATTGGAATTGGATGACATAAGGGAATTATTTGGCTTGTATTTTTAGCAGCCATAATTGCAGCCACCTCAGCTGTAATTAATGGATCACCTTTAGCAACTTTCCCATTCTTAATAAGCGAGATTGTTTGAGGCTTTAAAATTATTCTCCCTAAAGCTGAAGCCTCTCTAAAAACTTCTTTTTTTTCAGTAATATCAATCATTTCAGTTTTTTTAAATTGGGATTCTTCCAATAAATTTCATCCCCCTAAAAACAAATAAAAAACAAATAAACATTTATTTTCACAACTCTTATTAATATCTGTTATTTTATTTATTAATGAATTTATTAATGAATATAATAAAAAAGGGGATTTAAAATGTGTAGATTAGCTAAATTATCTGAGGAAGAATTAAAGTTAATTCAAGAACTTGAAGCTAAATTAAAGCATGTAGTCTTAATAGCTTATGAAAAACCTTCAGAAATAGCGGAATTAACTAGTGAACAGCTTGAAAAAATTAAAAATTTAGAGGATCAATTGAAGGTTAAATTAGTAGCTTATAAATGAAGTTAAGTTGAGAAGTTAGCCCATCTATTTAGGTAATCCCATAAATCTTCCTCTGTAAGCCCTTCAATTCTCTCAAGAAACTCGTAAAGCTGTTTTAAAGAAGCATGATGCCTCTGCTCCTCATTTAAAATTCCATCTAAAATTAGTTTAACATGGTTTTCTTCAACTTTTTTTGTTATTTCCTCAATTTTACTGAGCATTTCTTGTTCTTTAATTATATGTTTTTCTAAAGCATTTTTAAGTTCAGTTTTCTCTACATATGAGAAAATTTTTCCTTTAATTATATCTTCTAAAGATTGAAGAATATGAGCATGCTTTATTGAATCCATCCTTATAACATCTAAAAGAAGCTTAACAACTTCATTTTTAGCATTTTCTATTGTTAAACCTAATTCATTTGCAACTTTAACTTCTAACTCTTTTTGTGCTTTAATTAAATTTAAAAATTCTTCATCTGAAATCTTCATTTAATTAACCTCCTAGAGGGGTTCCTCCTCATTCTTGCCTATGAAATGCAGGTCTCAAGATCTAAGGCATTTAAAAGCCTTCGGGCCAGACCAGTCATTGGAACCCTGAAATAAACTTTAGCTTAAACTAAAATATAAACTAATCTTTTCTCGTTAAGTTTTTAAAATTTAAATAACATTAAAATTAGTATTAAAATAATTGTTGCTGAAGAAAGTGAGTTTAAGGGAGGTTTTAATCGAGCACTGCTCCAATATCCGCTGAGGAAACAAGCTTAACATATTTTGTTAAGCAACCTTTTGGAATAATTTTTTTAGGAGGTTTAACTCTTTCTAAACGGGAGGTTATTTCTTCATTTGTTAATTCGACTTCAATAGTTCTTTTTTGAACATCAATTTTTATTATATCTTCATTTTCAATAGCTGCTATAGGACCTTTATCTGCTGCTTCTGGAGAAACATGTCCTATGCATAATCCTCTTGTTCCACCTGAAAATCTTCCATCAGTAATAAGTGCGACAAATTCCCCTAAGCCCATCCCTGAAATTGCTGATGTAGGAGCAAGCATTTCTCTCATTCCAGGACCCCCTTTTGGCCCTTCATATCTAATTATTATCGCATCATTTTTTTCTATTTCACCATTAAAAATAGCTTTTACACATTCTTCCTCGGAATCAAAGACTTTAGCTTTACCTTTAAATACTAAAGTTCTTTTTGAAAGCCCAGCTGTTTTAATAACGCAGCCTTTTGGAGCTAGGTTTCCCCATAAAACAGCGATTCCCCCTTCCCTATTTACTGGATCAACTATGGAATGAATAACTTTTTTATTTAGGTTTTTTGCAAATTTTATGTTTTCAATTAAAGGTTTTCCAGTTACAGTTTTCGCTTGCAAATTAAGTTTTTCTTTTAATTCGAGCATTAAAGCAGGTATACCTCCAGCTTTATCTAAATCTTCTAAATCATGCGGTCCACTAGGCATCATGCTGCATAATTGTGGAGTCTTCCTATTTATTTCATCAAATAACGATAATTCTATTGTTAAACCTAATTCTTTAGCTATAGCTGGTAAATGAAGAACAGTGTTTGTTGAACCGCCTAAAGCAGAATCAATAATTATAGCATTTTCAAAAGCTTCTTTAGTCATTATATCTGAAGGCTTTAAATTTTCATAAACCATTTGAACAATTCTTTCACCTGATTTCTCTGCAATTCTTAATTTAGCGGAGCTAATAGCTGGAGCAGTACTACAATAAGGTAAACTCATTCCTAAGGCTTCTGTTAAACAAGCCATAGTGTTTGCAGTAAACATACCGTTGCAAGAACCGCAAGTTGGACATGCAGCATCTTCAATTTCATTAAGCTCATTTAAAGTTATTTCTTCTGATTTAATTTTTCCTAAAGCTTCAAAAACAGATATTACTCCAATTTTCTCCCCTTTATAAACTCCTGAAAGCATTGGTCCACCGGTTACTACAATTGATGGAATATTAACCCTAGCTGCTGCCATAAGCATTCCAGGAGTAATTTTATCACAATTTGAAATTAAAACTAACCCATCTAATTGATGAGCTTGAGCCATAATTTCTATTGAATCAGCAATTAAATCTCTTGAAGGAAGTGAGTAGTGCATGCCTTCATGACCCATAGCTAATCCATCGCAAACCGCTATTGTATTAAATTCAAATGGAACTCCCCCCGCTGTAAATATACCGTTTTTCACTCGTTCAGCTATTATATTTAAATGTATATGACCTGGAACTAAAGATGTGAAGCTGTTCGCTACGCCTATAAAAGGTTTGTTTATTTCTTTACTTGTTAATCCTAAAGCTTTAAGTAAAGCTCTTTGAGGAGCTTTTTGAAACCCTTTTTTAATTGCATCGCTTCTCATACTTTAGCTCTCCTTTTCATTTTTCTCTTTAAAAACGTAAAATTTATATTGACAAAGTTTCATTAATGAAACTTTTGATGGGGCTTGAATAAAAACTTTATAATTAATGCTTTATTGCTTTTAAGTGAAACCGTAGTCGGGGCCCCATCATTATTTGTAAATTCTGTAAATGTAGTAATTCTTAAATAAAGCGCCTTAAGTGTTTTCTTTTTCTTAAGGCGCTTAAAAATTGTTTGGGTGAGATTATTGGGTAAAATTTCAGGCGCTAAAGCTTTGCTTGAAGCTTTAAAAAAGGAAGGGGTCTCAATAATATTTGGTATTCCAGGAGGCGCTATTCTTCCAATATACGATGAACTTTATGATTTTGATATCAGGCATGTTTTATGCCAACATGAACAATCAGCAGCTCATATGGCGGATGGCTTCGCTAGAGCATGCGGTAAACCAGGTGTATGCTTCGCTACTTCAGGTCCTGGAGCTACAAATTTAGTTACTGGCATAGCTAATGCTTATATGGATTCTTCTCCATTAATAGCTGTTACAGGGCAGGTTCCTAAATCAATGATTGGAAAGGATGCTTTTCAAGAAGTTGATATTATAGGAATAACCACTCCAATAACTAAATATAACTTTCAGCCTAGAAGCGCTTCTGAAATCCCTGAAATTGTTAAAAAAGCTTTCTTTATAGCTTCAACAGGTCGAAAAGGACCTGTACTTATTGATATACCTAAAGATGTTCAAACAGAAGAATTTGAAGCTGAATTTCCAGAAAAAGTTACCATAAGGGGATACAATCCATATAAAAAACCATGTGAAAAACAAATTAATATAGCTGTTAAATGGCTTGCTTCAGCGGAAAGACCTATGATTCTTGCTGGTGGTGGAGCAATATATTCAGAAGCTTCAAGTTACATCCTAAAGATTAGTGAATTCCTTTTAGCACCTGTTGCAACATCACTAATGGGTAAAGGGGTTTTTCCTGAGGATCATCCATTATCGCTTGGTTTACTAGGTATGCATGGAACATTAGCAGCTAATAAATTAGTTTCTGAAGCTGATGTGCTCCTTTCTGTTGGAACACGATTTTCAGATAGAACAACAGGGAAAGTTGATGAATTTTGTAAAGAAGCTAAAGTTATACATATAGATATTGATGAAGCTGAAATATCAAAAAATAAAAAAGTTGATTTAGCTATTATAGCAGATGCAAGCGAAGCTTTAAAAGCTATTTATGAAAAATTAATTAATTATTTAAGCAAAAAAGAGGAAACACCATGGTTTAAAAGAGTTAAAGAATTCAAAGAGATTTGGGAAGGATGGATATTTGAGGAAGAATCTAATAAAGAGTTAAAACCTATTCCTATTCTTAAAATTTTAAGAAAGATTTTGCCAATTGATTCAATACTTGTTACTGAAGTGGGTCAAAATCAAATGTGGAGCGCATTATACTTTAAAGTTTTTAAACCAAAAACTTTCATAACTTCTGGTGGTCTTGGAACTATGGGGTTTGGTTTACCAGCTTCTATAGGTGCTAAAGCAGCTAAACCTGATGTTCCAGTTGTTGATGTAGCTGGTGATGGAAGCTTTATGATGACTGAAAATGCACTTTCAGTTTCTGTTGCAGAAAACCTCCCGATAATAGCTGTAATAATAAATAATAAAGTGCTTGGAATGGTTGCTCAATGGCAAAGATTATTCTATGGGAAACGTTATTCAGCGGTTAAACTTGATAGAGTAGATTTTGTTAAATTAGCTGAAGCTTATGGAGCGCATGGAGTTAGAGTTCAAGATTTAAATGAATTCTCTAACGCTTTAAAAGAATGCTTAAAACTTGATGTAGCCTCAGTAATTGATGTCCCGATATCCCCAGAAGAAAATGTTCTTCCAATGGTTCCTCCAGGAAGCAGCTTAGAAAAAATAATGGGGGTTGAAAAATGGGATTGGGTGATGAAAAAGGGTTAATTTTAATATCAGCCGTAGTTGAGCATAAACCTGGAGTTTTACATAGAATTTCAAACATGTTTAGAAGAAGAGATTTTAATATTGAAAGCATAAGCGTAGGCGTAACTGAATTTAAAGATTTAGCTAGAATGACAATAACTGTTAAAGGAGATGAAAAAATAGCGGATCAGGTTGTTAAACAAATGAGTAAATTAATTGATGTTATTCATGTTGAGGCTTTAAATTGGGGTAACTCCGTCCAAAGAGAGTTAGCACTTATAAAGTTAAAAGCAGAAACTCATGAAAAACGATCTGAAATAATGGATTATACTTCAGTATTTAGAGGAAGAATAATTGATGTAGCAAGAGAATCTTTAATAGTTGAAATAACTGGAGATTCTGAAAAAATTAATGCATTCATAAATTTAACAAAGCAATTTGGGATTATTGAAGTAGCTAGAACTGGAATAACAGCTTTAGCTAGAGGCCCATCTTCAATAGGTGAAGAGGTAAAGAAAAACTTAAACGAAAGATAATTTAAAAAATTGAAAGTAAAGGGGGGTTTTAATTTTGGTAACAATCTATTTTGATGAAGATGCAGATTTAAAATATCTGGAAGGAAAAACTGTTGCTATAATAGGGTATGGAATTCAAGGAAGAGCTCAAGCATTAAATTTAAGAGACTCCAAAGTGAATGTTATAGTTGGACTTAGACCAGAAGGAGAAAGTTGGAAACTCGCTGAAAAAGATGGTTTTAAACCATTACCCATTCAAGAAGCAGCTGAGAAAGGAGATATAATTCACATGTTAATTCCAGATGTAGCTCAACCATTAGTTTATGAAAGGTATATAGCTGAATATTTAAGGGAAGGGAAAGTTTTAAGTTTTTCACATGGATTTAACATTCATTATAAACAAATAGTTCCTCCATTAAATGTTGACGTAATAATGGTAGCTCCAAAAAGTCCTGGAGCTAGACTTAGAGAGATGTACCTTCAAGGTTTTGGTGTTCCAGCTTTACTTGCTGTAGCTCAAGACGTTAGCGGAAAAGCTAAATATATTGCTTTAGCTATAGCTAAGGCTTTAGGATGTACAAAAGCAGGAGTAATTGAAACAACATTTAAAGATGAAACTGAAAGCGATTTAATAGGGGAACAAACTGTTTTAGTAGGTGGATTAATGGAGTTAATTAAAAAAGGATTTGAAGTTTTAGTTGAAGCAGGATATCCACCTGAACTTTCATACTTTGAAGCATGCAATGAAGCTAAACTAATTATGGATCTTATATATGAAAAAGGTTTAACTGGAATGCTTAAAGGTGTATCTGAAACAGCGAGATATGGTGGATTAACAGTTGGACCAATAGTTATAGATGATCATGTAAAAGAAAATATGAGAAGGGTTGTTAAGGAAGTTCAAAGCGGAAAATTCGCTGAGGAATGGATAAAAACATCAAAAGAGAAACCTCAAACTCTTGAGGAAAAAATTTCATTAATTGAAAATCATGAAATAGAGAAAGTTGGAAAAAAAATAAGAAGAATGTCCGGAATAGAAAAATAAATATTAAAGGTTAATGTAAATGAATTTAACAGAGAAAATTTTAGCTAAAGCATCAAATTTAAAAGAGGTTCATCCAGGCGAAATAGTTAACGCTAAAATAGATTATGCTATGGTTCATGATCTTACAGCTCCATTAACAATAGATGCTTTTAACGAGATTGGTGTAAAAAAGGTTTGGGATCCAAACAAAATAATAGTGATTTTTGATCATTGCGTTCCAGCAAGCTCTATTGAAGCTGCTGAACTTCATAAAAAAGTTAGAAATTTTGTAAAAATTCAAGGTATAAAAAATTTCTTTGATGTAGGTCAAGGAGGAATATGTCACCAAGTTATGGTTGAGAAGGGATTTGTTAAACCTGGAGAAGTCATTGTAGGCGCTGATTCACATACATGCACTTACGGCGCTTTAGGAGCCTTTGCTACAGGAGTTGGATCTACAGATATGGCTTATGTTTTTGCTACTGGAGAACTTTGGTTTAAAGTTCCAAAAACAATTAAAATTTATGCTTCAGGTAAACTTCAAAAATTTGTTACTCCAAAAGATTTAATCCTATATGTAATTGGTAAACTTGGAGCGGGGGGAGCAAACTATATGAGTTTAGAATTTACAGGTCCAACAATAAAGAATATGAGTATTGATGGAAGATTAACTTTATGTAATATGGTTGTTGAAGCGGGAGCCAAATCGGGAATAGTTCCACCAGATGAAAAAACTTTAAACTATATTAAATTAAGAAGTAAAGGAAAAATTGATGTTCAAGAAAGTGATGAAGATGCTGTTTACGATAAAACTTTAGAAGTT
This is a stretch of genomic DNA from Candidatus Bathyarchaeota archaeon. It encodes these proteins:
- the moaC gene encoding cyclic pyranopterin monophosphate synthase MoaC, producing the protein MIDITEKKEVFREASALGRIILKPQTISLIKNGKVAKGDPLITAEVAAIMAAKNTSQIIPLCHPIPITNVSLNSKINFNSIEVEAKVKTTAKTGVEMEALTAVAVYLLTIWDMVKQYEKDEKGQYPTTLIESIKVKEKLKSEKFE
- the ilvD gene encoding dihydroxy-acid dehydratase, translated to MRSDAIKKGFQKAPQRALLKALGLTSKEINKPFIGVANSFTSLVPGHIHLNIIAERVKNGIFTAGGVPFEFNTIAVCDGLAMGHEGMHYSLPSRDLIADSIEIMAQAHQLDGLVLISNCDKITPGMLMAAARVNIPSIVVTGGPMLSGVYKGEKIGVISVFEALGKIKSEEITLNELNEIEDAACPTCGSCNGMFTANTMACLTEALGMSLPYCSTAPAISSAKLRIAEKSGERIVQMVYENLKPSDIMTKEAFENAIIIDSALGGSTNTVLHLPAIAKELGLTIELSLFDEINRKTPQLCSMMPSGPHDLEDLDKAGGIPALMLELKEKLNLQAKTVTGKPLIENIKFAKNLNKKVIHSIVDPVNREGGIAVLWGNLAPKGCVIKTAGLSKRTLVFKGKAKVFDSEEECVKAIFNGEIEKNDAIIIRYEGPKGGPGMREMLAPTSAISGMGLGEFVALITDGRFSGGTRGLCIGHVSPEAADKGPIAAIENEDIIKIDVQKRTIEVELTNEEITSRLERVKPPKKIIPKGCLTKYVKLVSSADIGAVLD
- the ilvB gene encoding biosynthetic-type acetolactate synthase large subunit, with product MGKISGAKALLEALKKEGVSIIFGIPGGAILPIYDELYDFDIRHVLCQHEQSAAHMADGFARACGKPGVCFATSGPGATNLVTGIANAYMDSSPLIAVTGQVPKSMIGKDAFQEVDIIGITTPITKYNFQPRSASEIPEIVKKAFFIASTGRKGPVLIDIPKDVQTEEFEAEFPEKVTIRGYNPYKKPCEKQINIAVKWLASAERPMILAGGGAIYSEASSYILKISEFLLAPVATSLMGKGVFPEDHPLSLGLLGMHGTLAANKLVSEADVLLSVGTRFSDRTTGKVDEFCKEAKVIHIDIDEAEISKNKKVDLAIIADASEALKAIYEKLINYLSKKEETPWFKRVKEFKEIWEGWIFEEESNKELKPIPILKILRKILPIDSILVTEVGQNQMWSALYFKVFKPKTFITSGGLGTMGFGLPASIGAKAAKPDVPVVDVAGDGSFMMTENALSVSVAENLPIIAVIINNKVLGMVAQWQRLFYGKRYSAVKLDRVDFVKLAEAYGAHGVRVQDLNEFSNALKECLKLDVASVIDVPISPEENVLPMVPPGSSLEKIMGVEKWDWVMKKG
- the ilvN gene encoding acetolactate synthase small subunit, with protein sequence MGLGDEKGLILISAVVEHKPGVLHRISNMFRRRDFNIESISVGVTEFKDLARMTITVKGDEKIADQVVKQMSKLIDVIHVEALNWGNSVQRELALIKLKAETHEKRSEIMDYTSVFRGRIIDVARESLIVEITGDSEKINAFINLTKQFGIIEVARTGITALARGPSSIGEEVKKNLNER
- the ilvC gene encoding ketol-acid reductoisomerase, whose amino-acid sequence is MVTIYFDEDADLKYLEGKTVAIIGYGIQGRAQALNLRDSKVNVIVGLRPEGESWKLAEKDGFKPLPIQEAAEKGDIIHMLIPDVAQPLVYERYIAEYLREGKVLSFSHGFNIHYKQIVPPLNVDVIMVAPKSPGARLREMYLQGFGVPALLAVAQDVSGKAKYIALAIAKALGCTKAGVIETTFKDETESDLIGEQTVLVGGLMELIKKGFEVLVEAGYPPELSYFEACNEAKLIMDLIYEKGLTGMLKGVSETARYGGLTVGPIVIDDHVKENMRRVVKEVQSGKFAEEWIKTSKEKPQTLEEKISLIENHEIEKVGKKIRRMSGIEK
- a CDS encoding 3-isopropylmalate dehydratase large subunit; this encodes MNLTEKILAKASNLKEVHPGEIVNAKIDYAMVHDLTAPLTIDAFNEIGVKKVWDPNKIIVIFDHCVPASSIEAAELHKKVRNFVKIQGIKNFFDVGQGGICHQVMVEKGFVKPGEVIVGADSHTCTYGALGAFATGVGSTDMAYVFATGELWFKVPKTIKIYASGKLQKFVTPKDLILYVIGKLGAGGANYMSLEFTGPTIKNMSIDGRLTLCNMVVEAGAKSGIVPPDEKTLNYIKLRSKGKIDVQESDEDAVYDKTLEVNCETLQPMVACPNSVDNVKPVSEVSSVEVNQVFIGSCTNGRIEDLRIAAQILKNKKVNDKVRLIVIPASQEVYLQSLKEGLIEILVKAGAVIGNPNCGPCLGGHMGLLASNEICVSTSNRNFIGRMGSSSAKIYLVSPATAAASAIYGEIVDPRILEEE